The following proteins are encoded in a genomic region of Corylus avellana chromosome ca4, CavTom2PMs-1.0:
- the LOC132177614 gene encoding beta carbonic anhydrase 5, chloroplastic-like, with amino-acid sequence MHSKNLDQPSLELQLENRACTSLSNEIMEKTRELRQMKGEELQGLNMEELKKPEELLEEGLSRVLKAKDERFLEEMSALERKVSQLMEDNQQLKQMDKQFNIKTHAIEQGQSSESITNICSSADPLQDQDNNDTSLKLGTGPRLELKASKEPPGLTQQLDNSRLESLAETENVCDFFEDLKHRFLRFKKRKFKENLEHFQNLAQGQPPKFMIIACADSRVCPTNILGFQPGEVFVVRNIANLVPTFESGPSETNAALEFAVNALKVENILVIGHSRCGGIRALMSMQDEEDSSSFIRSWVVVGNNARLITKSAASNLSFDQQCVQTLRRNQSTIPCQICSLTHG; translated from the exons ATGCATTCAAAGAATCTCGACCAACCATCTTTGGAGCTGCAg CTTGAGAACAGGGCCTGCACCTCGTTGAGCAATGAAATCATGGAGAAGACTCGTGAACTGAG GCAGATGAAGGGAGAAGAGCTCCAAGGATTGAATATGGAAGAACTAAAGAAACCAGAGGAACTTCTCGAGGAAGGCTTGAGTCGCGTTTTAAAAGCAAAG GATGAAAGATTTCTAGAAGAGATGAGTGCCCTTGAGCGGAAG GTATCCCAACTGATGGAGGATAACCAGCAACTAAAACAG ATGGATAAACAGTTTAACATTAAAACACATGCAATTGAACAAGGTCAGTCATCTGAGTCGATCACCAATATTTGCAGCTCAGCTGATCCCCTTCAAGACCAAGACAACAACGACACTTCTCTCAAGTTGGGG ACTGGTCCACGTTTAGAGTTGAAGGCTTCCAAGGAGCCTCCAGGACTGACTCAGCAACTTGACAATAGCAGGCTGGAGAGCTTGGCTGAAACTGAAAATGTGTGTGACTTTTTCGAAGATCTGAAACATCGATTTCTTAGATTCAAAAAGCGTAAATTCAA AGAAAACTTGGAACATTTTCAAAATCTGGCCCAGGGTCAACCACCAAAG TTCATGATTATTGCTTGTGCAGACTCTAGGGTTTGCCCCACAAACATCTTGGGGTTTCAACCAGGAGAAGTATTTGTGGTTCGAAATATAGCAAATCTAGTACCCACATTTGAG AGTGGACCCTCAGAAACAAATGCTGCATTAGAATTTGCTGTAAATGCTCTTAAA gttGAGAACATACTAGTCATTGGCCACAGCCGCTGTGGAGGCATTCGTGCCCTCATGAGTATGCAAGATGAAGAAGATTCGAG TAGCTTTATTAGAAGTTGGGTTGTTGTTGGAAACAATGCAAGGCTAATCACAAAGTCTGCAGCTTCCAACCTAAGCTTTGACCAGCAGTGCGTGCAGACACTGAGAAG GAATCAGTCAACCATTCCTTGTCAAATCTGCTCACTTACCCATGGATAG